The genomic window AAATCAACATTAGTAGCCCCAACAACAGGTTTACAATATAATACACATTTATCAGCTCTTGCTTGGTTATGTcaattattaatttttgaAGTAGAATGttttaatgatataaatgaagaaaaggATTTAAGTTTATCTTATGATTTTAATGAATTgaatgaaataaaaatggatgattttattttacataGTTATCAATCCtatattaataaagaagaaaaaaatttaaatgatatGTTAAGAATTAATttagaaaaagaaatcGACAGATTAgataatgatattaataataaaattgaaGATATTAGtgagaagaaaaaaaaagttgaagaaataaaaaaccatatgaaagaaaatgaagaattaaTTAAAAGGAATAAAGTTCTTTGTgaggaaaataaaaaaattaaacaattatatacaaacaGTTTAGATGAAACAGAGAAATTAGAAAAAGATATTGAGATATGTAAAATATCCAATcaagatgaaaaaaataaaacgGAAAACATCTTAGACgaaattaaaaaagtaAAAGATATCTTACAAAAACAAACATTAAATAAATCACAATTTGTCCAAATGAATgaaaatattgataaaaataaagaaaaaattgaacatattaaaaatgaaattaaagggttaaataatgaatatcCTAATTTAAGTGAAAAGTTAAATAATAGAAATAgtgatttaaaaaaattagcaaaaaatataaatgaaaaatttatagaaattgttgaaaatattaatttacataaaaatatatcgACATCTCAATGGACTCAAATACATCCAatcaatataaatatagatTCAACTACTGTCGATAATATGTTAAATGTAAACTGGAAAAACTTCAAAAGTAATATTAAACAGTTTATTGATCAAGATGAACAAGAACTTAAAAATTCATTAAAGCTAATcgaagaaaatgaaaaacaaATTCAAGTCACAGAGAAAGATATTCAAGATTTAAAACAAGAAATTATGGATAAGGAAAACTTGGTCAAACAGTTGAATGAGGatacaaataattttcTCAACGAATCTACTAAAACGTTTAATCAAATAGTAGCAGAAAATGAGGTAAGTTctatatgaaaatatatggctatttttatacgtcaaaaatatcttattttgatattttgatgttttaatatatatttgtattttttttttttatagaaaaTGTTGGAAGAGGCTGAAGAGAAATTGgtaataaattatattacatggataagaataaataaataaataaataaataaatatatatatatatatatatatatatatatatgttaatattttttacgCTTATGCAGAATGAGACCAATGAGATGTTCAATGAGGTTAGGGCATCGAGAGAACAGAAGGAAAATGAACTTGAGAACATAAAGGAGgaaaatgagaaaaaatTTAAGGAGAAATTGTCAGTTCTTCAAAAGGTAAGCcggaaaaaaaaaaataaaaaaatataaacatatatatataaatatatatatatataaacatatatatataaatatatatatatatatacatatatatatatatgtgtgtgtccattttatttatttatttattttttttttttaggCTTGCGCTATGCTTATAGAGTTAAAAAGATACAGCAAGTCTTATATATCCATGTAAGGAAAAATATCTAAAtatctaaatatatatattcacagatatacatacatattttctatcttttcttatttttattttgtatgtTTTTTCTCTTCATGTTCAGTGTGGTCGAAGAGAAGAAAAAGGAATTGGATCTATACAAAGACCTTCAAAAAAGTATTGTTGATTAATATGTTGCAAAAATATAAcgacaaaaaaaaaaaaataaaataaataataaaaaataataataataatataataaagaaatagaGAGCAAGTacataaacaaataaagaattaaatataaaaatgataacttaaaaaaaaaaaaaaaaaaggaaatagttatgaattattaagatatgtatattatccattataaaatgttaatataNNNNNNNNNNNNNNNNNNNNNNNNNNNNNNNNNNNNNNNNNNNNNNNNNNNNNNNNNNNNNNNNNNNNNNNNNNNNNNNNNNNNNNNNNNNNNNNNNNNNNNNNNNNNNNNNNNNNNNNNNNNNNNNNNNNNNNNNNNNNNNNNNNNNNNNNNNNNNNNNNNNNNNNNNNNNNNNNNNNNNNNNNNNNNNNgttatattttttttttccttaataatatttaatataatattataaatgcttatcataataatgaaaactattataatatgtagatcttattaaaataattataaataataatttcaCATATAAACaagaacatatatatatatatatatatatatatatgtttatatgtgtatgtatttttatttatgtacattttctttatttttatttatatttatatttatattcattttctttatttatatttatatttatatttatatttatattcattttctttatttatatttatattcattttctttatttttatttttattttaattttttttttggttattatattatcgTGAAAATATCATATCTGTATATTCTCCGAtacaattttattaatttgaTTTATGGTTTCTTGTATATGATCATTATTAGactttataatattttctatatttaaaattttatgctctaaattatttatttcgtctttttctattttttgtttatctTGTACCTTTTTAACTTCATCtaacttttttatttcgATGCTTAgtttttcatatatttcttttcgCTTAcgtttttcttttatatcttgtaataaatctttatatataatatttttgtttttaacttgtttgaattttttaattttttttcttgtttctttatttaaatatttgaaatctttttttattgaagacaattcatttaataataaatttatgtTATGACCAATTCTGGAAAAGTAAAGATATCCATTTAAAAATgcttcattttcttttaatagATGTTGATTATTTAAGATATCTGACTGTTGatcattttgattattttgATCATTGTGATCATCTTGATAATTTTGATTTTGATCATTTGAAGTTTCAATAATTTTGGTATCACTTGTATTtacatcatttttattatctacattatttttatcatatttggatatatttatatcttttaaaaataattttattgaTTTGTTTATGCAAAGCGTAAAGTCCATTTTGGGTTCGAATACGCTCTGTGAACAGAGTCCTGCATAGGCATCTTCcatattatacaaataaataaataaataaataaatatatatatatatatataatttgaggtatataaaatatgagaatatatgattatataattataataactTTTATGAGGAACTTTTTAATTACGAAAAGGGGGattaagaaaatatatttccataatgtatattattttataattttatttttttaaacatcAATTTTATTCcttcataaaatatattaatgacAAAAAgttaaattaataaaaaatgtaacatatgtatatatatatatatatatatatatatatatatatattatatttaaaattttgGGGACGcttatttaaataaaacctaatgtaatataatattgtatgtatatattttattatataatatttatatttaattttttcatttggCACATATGAGGaagtatacatatataatataatgtacgaataataatatgagaaagtaatttttttatttttttatttttatttttatttttatttttatttttatttttttatttttatttttttatttttttatttatttttatttaatttgttaattttttgtaccaaaatattatatatattttaatttcataattattaatgttaaaaatatttcagTCCTCAAGCGTgagatgaaaaaaaaaatatatttttaagaatgtaaaaagtttatatatatatatatatatatatgtatatatttatgttatgtataaaaaatggGAAGGAGTAGAAGAAAgtttatgaaaaaaataccATACACAATATGACGAAAGTCAAggtatatatttctatttataCACGTAGATATGCCTTTTTAtctttccttttttttattacttgTTTATAACATTGTAATAAAAGTATATGGTTGTATTCAAAATTTTGGAGTtactaaaaaaaatgaattattatatataaacaataaatttttattatgtgaCAAGAggtttaaaaaaaataaatataatataaataaaaatgttaattgtaatttttatacatCATGTTCCagaagaaataataatgtagtttattttaataaagataaaacAACATTTGTAAGTTTATTAAATTCGCCTATTGTAGgtattaaaataaatgatgataaatGTAATGCGGATGTTATAGAAGAACAGGATCGCAAAGATaaggaagaaaaaaaaaaaaatgtaaaagaTGATTTAAAGAATGTAAGTAACCATcttataaagaatatatatactataaATAATCTTCCTAATCataagaataattataatttaattaatcTACATCATAATGAAGAACCCTTTGCTGCTTTTTCCCCacaatttaataattattcaatattaaaagaaaaaaaaaatatatatttttataaacatagaaataaattaaatgattGGTTATGTACACATTATTTTCCACAAAATATATCGTGTAggtatataaaaaatgtagtATCTAATTTTAGACTTTACGATTTTAATAttaaggaaaatatattgtatcATTTGTTGttaatgtatatttattataataagaatGATTATATGTCGTttgagaaaaaaataaagttattaaatattgttgatcaaaataaatataagttTATATTAGACCATGCAAGGGTATTACATAAGgtgataaaaaaagaaaaatataaaatcattaaacatatatataatgaaaaaaataaagaaagcaatgtacataataaaattaatgatGAGAGACATAATACAATACctatttataatatagaatataataataataattcatatgatgatattaattataataacaaaattattgatacgtatttaaaaatgagaaaaaaattaaatattctttttgtaactttaaaaatagaaaataaacaaaatgtatataaaatatataaaaaaataaaaagaaatataacattttatGATTTTTATGATCGCTTACttattttgaattattttcatatatcTCATAAACATCGTTTAGTATTAatgttttttaaaaaatatatatacaagttattaaataaacaaaatagttttataataaattttataaattcttttttttctcaaaataatattttatcaaaatatatgatatatcCAAAAagtacatataattattctttatatagTGTTATACAAACACATGAAAATACatatgaacatataaaagataaatacaaattatattatgtacCTATAAATACATCGAATTTTATAGAgtattatatgaaaaattttttttttccatcCTATTCACCACTCCatagatataataataataacatatatcataataCATTGGAcacaaaatttttattatatttaaatatgttacattcatttttagaaatgaaaaatttttattttattaataaatttatagaACAATTTTGCACGTACTATTCAAACAATATAACTAATCATGTAATATATGATGATCATAAATGGTccctttttattttaacaCTATCCTTTTTAATGagatatgtatatatgaaaagaaaatttcatataattaatttaaaagaacatcaagattatatatgtacacaTTATGGAAAAGAAAGtgatgaatataaaatgaaggatattaaaaaagaaaaaaatcaaatgaaaaaaataaaggaaaagaaatatCTTCTTCATAATAAAGATGATAATTACTTATCATATCCTATTCATATTTACAATgagaatatttttaattatgaGCAAAATTCTTGTATGACGAATTCttatgataatttaaatcatcatataatttcatatattaaaaatgtaatgACAAGCACacataaacataataaacGAAAAAgtatgtataaaaatatatccgttttattatttttacaatatgtttttttgcttaatttaaatatagaCACTactcattttttaaataaaaagtcagatacatattttgaaaatagCTATAATTTAGGAGGTACACATAACGAAAAGGATCCATGTAATAAGAAAGAAAAGTGTAATGAAAATGTTAATTCGAAATTTGAGAGgatagaaaaaaaagaaaataataaaaatcaatatcgtgatgataataataaatattgtgatgataataataaatactgtgatgataataataactattgtgatgataataataaatattgtgatgataataataaatattgtgatgataataataaatattgtgatgataataataactattgtgataataataataattatgcCGAAAGCAAAGGTAAGacttataatatatcaacTTTTTTCCCCTCACAtgacaaaaatataacGAAAGATACCTATTTAGAttctaataattttttattatgttttcttattaaaggatataaaaatattttaaaaagttGCTTGAAAGAAACAAATTCAATAAGTGACAGCATGATGTTTTATAATTACAACTTTGaacaattatattattttatcgaaacatatttaaatgattatataaataaatattatttaataattaatgataaaaataaacaagatgaaataattttaaatataaaaccTATTTTAGATTTGtttcaaataaatattctctttttttttaaattattacatgtattagatatatgtaattataaaaatattaccctatctattataaataagtgtaaacaaaaaaaatggtttaaaattattaatagaaaggttataaaattattaataaataaatttaaatgtagaaataataaaaattataaaaattatgaaaattataaaaattatgaaaattataaaaattataaaaattataaaaagaatttgtatatatactCCTTAACATTTATTGAAAATAAAGCAATATCTGAatatatggatatatataataaatataaaataattataaattcatatgataaaaaatgtattaaaaaaaatttctaTTCATTCATTGAAGGAGAtatcaaaataaatgaaaaaaaaaaaaaaaataaaataaaaaataaaataaaaaataataatattaataattataatatgtcAACAAAGAAGtgttttaaaatatttaagaaatataccataccattaaatataaaacaactcttctttctttttcatcatctacaaaaatttaatttaaattatgaaattatccttttatataaccatttgttgaaatataataaatattttaagagaaatatttatttagaCAAAGATACAGAAAttatgagaaaaaaaaagaaagataTAAAATCTTCAAGgcatatatatagaaatattttttctatttatattaattccATTTTAAGTGTAGataattcattattattaaataatgaggaagaaataataaaaaataaaaaaaataaaaaaattaaaattaaaataaaaaatttcatATGTCCATCTACATATTGTATCCTTTATAAAACCCctttgtatatatttcttcattttataaaaaagtataGAAACAAGAAACTACAAATCGCACAACAAGAATGTGATTATACTTGCCATGATCATTTTGATGACGATAAGAATGTTTATCCTTTACAGAATAGGAAATGTGTAGAAGAAGTTAaacatatgaatataatgCAAAAGGAGGATCTCTTAAAAGAAGGGGATCTCATAAAAGAAGGGGATCTCATAAAAGAAGGGGATCTCATAAAAGAAGGGGATCTCATAAAAAAAGAGGATCTCATAAAAGAAGGGGATCTCATAAAAGAAGGGGATCtcataaaaaatgatgataatataaaccGTGTGAATAACctaaaaaatgatgataatataaaccATATTAACCATGGCtctattaatattaaaaactCCATTGAACATATAATAGGTGGAAACGATTTCTTTACTTCCCTTGATGAAGAGACATTAAAGAAATTCAAAAAAAGTAAACTGGTGaacaaattttttaatgatGCACATAATGctacatataaattattaacCAAAAAAGACTACacattaatattttatattataatgaaatatatatataaacataaaataaaatatacatatgacattttatgtaatgataaagaaaataatttaaatataaagaaaaaaaataaaaataggaataaatattataataatatattatatatatatttatattttttattgaccttaaaatgttatatgaatatatataaaatggatcagataaattttttaattatattaaaaatatttttaataatggGTGACATGACTAGTTTTgaaaattttcttttaataaataaaaataagaaattgattgatgataatatattatatataaattctttaataaataattatttttttgatagTTATAAAAACAACATAAAAGCATTAAAcgaaaaagataataatattatatttcctatggaaaaaggaatatgtatagatatgtatataatgaaagataagaatttattaatatataatttaaattattacaaactagttaaaaaattttataacatatttaaacatgagaatatattaaaaatatattttttctttgaTTGTAGAAAAATATCACACacattattaaatttatcatcaatcttttataatttatcatttttaaacAATCAACaatttgtaaaatatatatgtgataaagaaagaattttattatctcctaaaaatatttatgagGTTTCTAAGTTTGTTATATTCTATGGAAATTGCATGTTTAAAAAGAGCAAAATTTTTGAATTCTTAACATCTTTTTGTAAAAATGTTTCtattcaaaaaaatgatttaatTAAAGATGCTTATGTCTTTTCAATCACAGGAGGATAAAAGGGAATGAGAAAATGAGGAAATGTTTctaacaatatatatatatgtatatatatatatatatgtacatacatatatatttttttctttgttaaaaagaaaaaattaaattgTGGTGTGTAAAAAAGTTAGTGattcataatataagaGGAAgcatttattaatatgtcATCAAGTTTTTGTAAGGacaaaattttatttacgttgaaaaattaatttcatttttaattataattaaaaaaaaaaaagaaaaaagaaagatataaaaatgaagtactaattaaaatataaaaataaaccATATAAAACGAATTAgaacttttttttttttttctttttatatatatattatatgttgTCGCATGAAATAATTTGGACATTTCTTGGGATACATGCATGtaacacaaaaaaattaaatatatacatatatattaaaagaaatttattttatatttataaaatggTTACATATCCATTTATAGGCCTACACATAgtttaatataaaaagagcttctattttaaaaatgagacatttaaaaaaatacaaacaatatatataatattttgtacggtctgttgttttttttttttttgtgtttttTTCCCCCCTCACTATTAAATGgaaaaatatgtacatatatatatatatatatttttatttatttgtttgacttaatttattttttatgtgtcttatgttttatatattattataattttttttttttttttttttttttttttttttttNNNNNNNNNNNNNNNNNNNNNNNNNNNNNNNNNNNNNNNNNNNNNNNNNNNNNNNNNNNNNNNNNNNNNNNNNNNNNNNNNNNNNNNNNNNNNNNNNNNNNNNNNNNNNNNNNNNNNNNNNNNNNNNNNNNNNNNNNNNNNNNNNNNNNNNNNNNNNNNNNNNNNNNNNNNNNNNNNNNNNNNNNNNNNNNNNNNNNNNNNNNNNNNNNNNNNNNNNNNNNNNNNNNNNNNNNNNNNNNNNNNNNNNNNNNNNNNNNNNNNNNNNNNNNNNNNNttttttttttttttttttttcattgaaattttataaaacaaacttttaaatttttttctcaaCTCCATttgattataattatttgtaCACCACGTTGTATGTGTGTGTTGATGTgtataactttttttttttttttaacctatatatatatatatatatacatatatttttttttgtttgaTAATAGAGGAAAATAATGAGACTTTAATGCTgaaaaatgatttattaaacGTTTGAATAAAATCgatttatataaacatgTTGTTCATCTTAtaattacattttattctaccaacatatatatatatatatatttttttttttttttaaatacataatatatatacttgCCTATTCTAACAATTTATGAATGCCACTTATCCATTCGTGTGTCTTGCTTTGTGGTTATTGTTCCTTTTAGATGTAAGAAAATGTGAGAAATTAATTTCtaaattaacaaaaaatgGAGATTTGGACTtagttttattatatgatattgGTTTTGTTGATGATTCTgaaaataatcatatgaATTGTTTAGAAAATATAGCCGAGTTAGGTAAAAATTTGCTGGTTAGggataataaaaatattaacctgtcatatataacatatgatgatataaatgTTGATTTAAGAATAGAATCAAGGAATAATATTGGAGtagataatgaaaatagTTATGATAAGGATAATAATAGTTCTTACAAATTTAGTagtgataaaaatatagaagaatttaaaaatgaagtGTTAGGTACTAAATTAAAatcatcatataaaaaCTCAGCTCATTTAAAAGCATTAAATTATGTAGgtttaaaacatttttataattcaGAAAAGGAATCAGTTAAAATGGTTATTATGTTTATGAATACAGATGgtgattataataatatgaataatatatcttctAGTTATGCTGCAGAGTTAAATTTAGTACATTATTTATTCGATAGAAAAaacattatattaaatataataacaagagtagcttttaaaaattattgtCATTATATACAACGTATAGGTTCAAATACTAATGAACTATTAAAATgtgtattaaaaaattctttttataataaatcaGCATTAACatatgaaattataaaatattatgatgaCATATCCATTAATGCAATATGTCATGGGTGGTCTGAATGGTCTCCATGTTCTGTGACATGTAACATGGGATATCATTTTAGTAAAAGAGATTCTTTaggatatataaaaaattctaAAAGTGgtttatataaaaggaAAGGAAGAAGTTGTTTAGAACAAAGAAATCTAATAATTCAAGAATGTTTTAATACATCTTGTGATCACTCATTAGATATTtgtgataatatatatatggatatatcaatattattagatGACTCATCAAATATAACATTAGAATCATggaataaatatataataccTTTTGTTCGAAAATTTATTACccattttaatataaataataatcaaataAATTTCTCATTAACTACATATTCTAgttatacatataattggttcaatttttcaaatgtactttcaaatgataaagataaattattaacatatctagaattttttaaatttaattttgGATCCTctacaaaaaatattaaacaaGCTATACAGTATATGAATGATCATGTTTTAAATACAAACTATCGAAGAAATGATTCAAAGAAAATTATGttaattattaattcaGGGGAAATCGATAATAAAACTGTTGCTTCGGTACCAGATATTATTCAACGTCTTAAAGATACACATAATGTTCAAGTATATTctatatgtattaataatcAAAATTTCAAAAATTGTAATAAGTTAAGTACTCATTCGATGGAGAAGTATGCCTCCAACTTTGCCTTTTCTTTACCAAACGCTTCAGATTTGAGGTATAATATGTTCGATATTCAAAAAAGTATATGTCGCAATGTGGCTGGGACATTTAGAAGAAAGCTCAGGAGTGGAAACAAGGAAGGTGAGGATCAGAGGGAAgatgaagatgaaaaagaaagtgaagataaaaaagaaagtgaagataaaaaagaaagtgaagatgaaaaagaaagtgaagataaaaaagaaagtgaagatgaaaaagaaagtgaagatgaaaaagaaaatgaagataaaaaagaaaatgaagataaaaaGGTCTATAAAGATTACAAGAAAGACCAAAGCAagaatgataataaaacaGATGAACGAAAGGACGAAGGAAATATATCCACTCCAAATGAGCATTACATTTCAGAAAAAATGGATGATGAGGATATAATCACACAAtataatgaagaagataCAGATAATCATTCAAATGACAACATAATAATAGATGATGATCCGGTTGGACAAGACAATtcaatttttaaaaacaaaaatttttttctgGGAAGAAGAAAACATGATTCTAAATACACCAGCAAATTAAGTATTAATAGTTTAGGagatataaatgaatttaatgatgattataataattatgattattacGATGATGATCCAACAAATAGAAATAAGGgatttttaaaaaagaattcaattattttgaaatcattatataatttaaatgaagATTATGTAAACAACAATATAGATAATGATGCTGGTAGTACTAGTAGTCATTctagaaaaaataattctgGTCACAATGATATACcacattttaaaaatatgagGAAATATAATTCAGAAACTAATATTCCTCTCTGTAgtaaaagtaataaaagtacgaataaaaaattgttgaataggttatataatatgttatttaggaaaaaaaaaaaatatcgtattaaaaatatggatgaacaatcaaaaaaaaaagtagaGAAGTttattgaaaatataaaattctCAAAAGAAAACAATGACGATAATAGGAAAATTgatgaacaaaatatagaaatacAATTTGATACGCTCTTGGATGGTATATTTGATTTCTTACAAGATTATGATAAT from Plasmodium reichenowi strain SY57 chromosome 6, whole genome shotgun sequence includes these protein-coding regions:
- a CDS encoding TRAP-like protein, with product MNATYPFVCLALWLLFLLDVRKCEKLISKLTKNGDLDLVLLYDIGFVDDSENNHMNCLENIAELGKNLLVRDNKNINLSYITYDDINVDLRIESRNNIGVDNENSYDKDNNSSYKFSSDKNIEEFKNEVLGTKLKSSYKNSAHLKALNYVGLKHFYNSEKESVKMVIMFMNTDGDYNNMNNISSSYAAELNLVHYLFDRKNIILNIITRVAFKNYCHYIQRIGSNTNELLKCVLKNSFYNKSALTYEIIKYYDDISINAICHGWSEWSPCSVTCNMGYHFSKRDSLGYIKNSKSGLYKRKGRSCLEQRNLIIQECFNTSCDHSLDICDNIYMDISILLDDSSNITLESWNKYIIPFVRKFITHFNINNNQINFSLTTYSSYTYNWFNFSNVLSNDKDKLLTYLEFFKFNFGSSTKNIKQAIQYMNDHVLNTNYRRNDSKKIMLIINSGEIDNKTVASVPDIIQRLKDTHNVQVYSICINNQNFKNCNKLSTHSMEKYASNFAFSLPNASDLRYNMFDIQKSICRNVAGTFRRKLRSGNKEGEDQREDEDEKESEDKKESEDKKESEDEKESEDKKESEDEKESEDEKENEDKKENEDKKVYKDYKKDQSKNDNKTDERKDEGNISTPNEHYISEKMDDEDIITQYNEEDTDNHSNDNIIIDDDPVGQDNSIFKNKNFFLGRRKHDSKYTSKLSINSLGDINEFNDDYNNYDYYDDDPTNRNKGFLKKNSIILKSLYNLNEDYVNNNIDNDAGSTSSHSRKNNSGHNDIPHFKNMRKYNSETNIPLCSKSNKSTNKKLLNRLYNMLFRKKKKYRIKNMDEQSKKKVEKFIENIKFSKENNDDNRKIDEQNIEIQFDTLLDGIFDFLQDYDNSSLNAFNNSTPDDDFVYFSNTRPCGVSLMDFPIYDMENMEAEIGGKGNDDNDDDGDGDGDDDGDGDGDDDNDGDGDADEKRNDYISQYNLVLKDKSHNDNYYMTNEHDERKIEKQENIDILSKEENNISSNYNNDLQRAKRSLDFPEMFIKENYEKPKDIIHISKKKEANESNNSKVHINSKNKKENNNVVDNVIPYNKKNINEEDNNINNSIKITRMGIFNKNKINCRNKKASKFDKIKRFNDKIHKDNNPLITNVENKNEEIDVLRNNEDKKQKIFPIIKNENAKETRKKYENNDVYEEHNKTNINNNVEKLYKDKNSHHIKNQYDKAKLTENNEVTPIYSKDYDADDEEYEHWHGHQQDNKSTPVYKYAASFTLAAILFLGLSLYYINNRKGNKIVDAKESNDFAVSTNVKETSCKEQNIEIMNDTQWK